In one Arenibacter antarcticus genomic region, the following are encoded:
- a CDS encoding lipopolysaccharide biosynthesis protein, producing MSRVRNTLQNAKVSVLFHVLFIFTQFFARKVFLDHLGDEFIGLTSTLQSILGFLNLAELGIGTAVGYTMYKPIFNKDHKELNDLITYFGYLYKKIGLILIGSSIILAAFFPIIFDELTINLGIVYYAFFALLTNALLGYFFNYHLFLLQADQKAYIVEKYAQSFTISKILLQCLFVFYLQSFFIWITLELISSILFSFYLRKQIAKEYPWLIISNKIQNKDIKKFPLLLQKIKQISVHKLGTFVSSGTDNILIFKYISIESVAYYGNYMLIISNLTALIMKLFSGTNASVGNLVAENDPANIKKVFWEFMALRFFIASLSTLAILKLLDPFISLWLGSQYILESSTLIFFSINFFILQVRQPVDVFIQAYGLYQDIWSPITQSIINLVFSIILINIYGITGVLMGTTISLILIIMIWRPYFVFTQGFKRDIREYIVGFLKLILSAMITLVTVNYLSEQFYNITIETWFHWLLMSLKIIALSVIINFVIMYVLNKGFRDVVKRMLHLMLKKRKKNEG from the coding sequence ATGTCACGAGTAAGAAATACACTTCAAAATGCCAAGGTTAGCGTACTTTTTCATGTTCTATTTATTTTTACGCAATTTTTCGCACGAAAAGTATTCCTAGACCATCTTGGAGACGAATTTATTGGACTTACCTCTACCCTTCAAAGTATACTAGGCTTTTTAAACTTAGCCGAACTGGGAATTGGAACTGCAGTTGGATACACTATGTACAAACCCATTTTCAATAAGGATCACAAGGAACTAAATGATCTTATCACTTATTTTGGCTATTTATATAAAAAAATCGGGCTAATTTTAATTGGATCAAGCATAATCCTAGCTGCATTCTTTCCAATTATTTTTGATGAACTTACTATAAACCTAGGTATAGTTTACTATGCCTTTTTCGCCTTACTGACTAATGCCTTGTTAGGATATTTTTTCAATTATCATCTTTTTCTATTGCAAGCGGATCAAAAAGCATATATCGTAGAAAAATATGCCCAAAGTTTTACAATTTCTAAAATCCTATTGCAATGTTTATTTGTATTTTATCTGCAAAGCTTCTTTATTTGGATTACCCTAGAATTAATCAGTTCTATTTTATTTTCATTTTATTTAAGAAAGCAAATTGCAAAAGAATATCCCTGGTTGATTATTTCCAATAAAATTCAAAACAAGGATATTAAAAAATTTCCATTGTTACTTCAAAAAATAAAACAAATTAGCGTCCATAAATTGGGTACTTTTGTCAGCAGCGGCACTGACAATATATTAATTTTTAAATATATAAGTATTGAAAGCGTAGCTTATTATGGTAATTACATGCTAATTATAAGCAATTTAACCGCACTTATTATGAAATTATTTTCTGGGACCAATGCCAGTGTAGGTAATTTGGTAGCGGAGAATGATCCTGCGAACATTAAAAAAGTGTTTTGGGAATTTATGGCATTACGATTTTTTATTGCAAGTTTGTCTACACTTGCAATATTAAAGTTGTTAGATCCTTTTATATCCTTGTGGTTAGGTTCGCAATATATTTTAGAAAGTAGCACTTTAATCTTTTTTTCAATTAACTTTTTTATCCTTCAAGTTAGGCAACCGGTTGATGTTTTTATTCAGGCTTATGGTCTATATCAAGATATATGGTCGCCAATAACACAAAGTATAATAAACTTGGTCTTTTCTATTATACTGATAAATATATATGGAATAACAGGAGTTTTAATGGGCACAACTATAAGCCTAATATTAATAATTATGATTTGGAGACCCTACTTTGTTTTCACCCAAGGGTTTAAAAGGGATATTAGGGAGTATATAGTAGGATTCTTAAAACTCATTCTTTCAGCCATGATAACCCTGGTAACGGTAAATTATCTATCTGAACAGTTTTATAATATAACTATTGAAACGTGGTTTCATTGGTTGCTAATGTCCTTAAAAATTATTGCTCTTTCGGTAATTATTAATTTTGTGATAATGTATGTCCTAAATAAAGGTTTTAGAGATGTGGTGAAGAGAATGCTTCATTTGATGCTTAAAAAAAGAAAAAAGAACGAGGGTTAA
- a CDS encoding glycosyltransferase: MKKSKTKIAFILPSLSAGGAERILSFLAQNVNKDYFDSQLLVIGHDTDTAYCTKGTKTSFLNKKRVLFGIPSIFLFLKTNKPDLVLSSIGHLNTVFGLMAPFFQNSKFIIREASVISEMGKFSNSSKLYGFLAKIAYNHIDAVVCQSEDMAIDFKKIYNIPKNKITVINNPITELFPLKEKNSDDDVIKYITVGRLSKEKGHDRLLNILAKLPHSFHYTIVGSGPEENEIKKTIVALALTKFITHIPFTNEIGKVLSKNDLFLQGSYVEGFPNAVLESCVVGTPVIAFNAPGGTKEIIRDGINGYLVSNTEEFTSRLLSFNKDKWEPKTVRDTVIQKFNTQEILKQYENLFLSLIKN, encoded by the coding sequence ATGAAAAAATCCAAAACAAAAATAGCGTTTATATTACCTTCTTTGAGTGCCGGAGGAGCAGAACGTATATTATCTTTTTTGGCACAAAATGTAAACAAGGATTATTTTGATTCCCAGTTATTGGTCATTGGACACGACACGGATACAGCATATTGCACTAAGGGTACAAAAACATCCTTTTTAAACAAAAAGAGAGTTCTATTTGGCATTCCTTCCATCTTTTTATTTCTAAAAACAAACAAACCAGATCTTGTCCTTAGCTCTATTGGGCATCTAAATACTGTTTTCGGTTTAATGGCGCCCTTCTTTCAAAACAGTAAATTTATAATTAGGGAGGCCAGTGTAATAAGTGAAATGGGGAAGTTTTCCAACTCCAGTAAACTATATGGTTTTCTTGCCAAGATTGCCTATAATCACATAGACGCAGTAGTATGTCAATCCGAGGATATGGCCATAGATTTTAAAAAAATCTATAATATTCCGAAAAATAAAATTACAGTAATCAATAATCCAATAACAGAACTATTCCCTTTAAAGGAAAAGAACAGCGATGATGACGTAATAAAGTATATAACAGTTGGACGCCTTAGTAAAGAAAAAGGTCATGATCGACTATTAAACATTCTGGCCAAGCTGCCACATTCATTTCATTATACTATTGTTGGTAGTGGACCCGAAGAAAATGAAATTAAAAAAACAATAGTAGCCTTAGCTTTAACGAAATTTATTACCCATATCCCATTTACTAATGAAATTGGGAAAGTGCTCAGTAAAAACGACCTGTTTTTACAAGGTTCTTATGTAGAAGGCTTTCCTAATGCCGTCTTAGAAAGTTGCGTGGTGGGCACACCTGTAATTGCCTTTAATGCCCCTGGCGGAACTAAGGAAATAATAAGAGATGGAATTAATGGGTATTTAGTATCCAATACAGAGGAATTTACTTCAAGGCTTTTATCTTTTAACAAGGATAAATGGGAACCGAAAACAGTTAGGGACACTGTAATTCAAAAGTTTAATACTCAAGAAATTTTAAAGCAATATGAAAATTTATTTCTATCGCTTATTAAGAATTAA
- a CDS encoding O-antigen ligase family protein yields MIVIGLLFFSISSIVNDKYIPEETKDFIMFIIKYFITVICGYELLKNTTTREITLFLCLGALTILMQILLFNNPLIDYGRYSGFYLNPNVAGFICLVGYGMSFANQNKNFRLFLQIVFTIMGLLTFSRTFILLWLLTNLISIKIDIKNSRVLLYGFGLLTAFVIFGEFLPVKNPRLDQMSAILKGEKVKTTEINEDSRTETWSLYYDALLDHPILGNGYNSFSGESSISSVGVHNSFLKIWGEAGIFVFILFIIMYLLMIKQSLQLFEESPHLFLIVIAVILFLTTNHNFFDNGYILFISMWIQAEISKHKIEEQSTEIISE; encoded by the coding sequence ATGATTGTTATCGGTCTCCTTTTTTTTAGTATCTCCAGTATAGTTAATGATAAATACATACCTGAAGAAACCAAAGATTTTATAATGTTTATCATAAAATATTTCATTACAGTGATCTGTGGCTACGAACTGCTTAAAAACACTACTACAAGGGAAATAACTTTATTTTTGTGCCTTGGGGCTTTGACCATCCTGATGCAAATATTATTATTTAACAATCCCTTGATCGATTATGGGCGCTACAGTGGCTTTTACTTAAACCCGAATGTAGCAGGTTTCATTTGCCTGGTTGGGTATGGAATGTCCTTTGCCAATCAAAATAAGAACTTTCGGCTATTCCTACAAATTGTATTCACCATAATGGGACTGCTTACCTTTTCGCGAACTTTTATTCTTCTTTGGTTGTTAACCAACCTTATCTCTATAAAAATTGACATCAAAAATTCCCGAGTTCTTTTATATGGCTTTGGGCTACTAACTGCTTTTGTGATTTTCGGTGAGTTTTTACCAGTAAAGAATCCCAGGTTAGATCAAATGAGTGCTATTCTCAAGGGAGAAAAAGTAAAAACTACTGAAATAAATGAAGATTCCAGGACAGAGACTTGGAGCCTATATTACGATGCACTTTTAGATCACCCAATTTTAGGAAATGGTTACAATAGCTTTAGTGGAGAATCCTCCATCTCAAGTGTGGGAGTACATAATTCATTTCTAAAAATTTGGGGAGAGGCAGGAATTTTCGTTTTTATTTTATTTATAATCATGTATTTATTAATGATAAAACAATCTTTACAGCTATTTGAAGAATCCCCTCACCTATTCCTAATTGTTATTGCCGTCATCCTATTTTTGACCACGAACCATAATTTTTTTGATAATGGTTATATATTGTTTATTTCCATGTGGATACAGGCTGAAATAAGCAAACATAAAATTGAAGAACAATCAACTGAAATAATATCAGAATAA
- the asnB gene encoding asparagine synthase (glutamine-hydrolyzing) produces the protein MCGIYITNIPFSIQEINDKLKSIEYRGPDNLGILKKKSVTLGHLRLSILDLDHRSDQPMQFDELYITYNGEIYNFLDLKNELSQLGHKFKTTSDTEVLLIGYKEWGAGILQKINGMFAFCIYDNSKQTLFCARDRIGVKPFYYFWEDGIFEICSQLRPLSSKKEINKEAVSIYLDCGYVPSPYSILDGIHKLPPGHYMEIDIPSKKMTITNYWDLNKVKIRKIPYSQAKTELHKLLTDAVKIRLQSDVPIGSFLSGGIDSALISSIAGKISNTPINTFSIGFDDPKFDESKVAEKFTTYIKSKHKTTICTAKDSLNLLPKLIEVYDEPFADDSALPSLLLNSVTKPYVTVALSGDGGDESFLGYNHFEWVMKYKWIFKIPLFIRKMLSHSFFMKIIGKGSKAATEILATDNLNNYISKVFVGFDSLNKERNLKWLSHYKGYTKWSNDPIQKTADLNIKLWLENDSNVKVDRASMAYSVEVRSPFLDYRIVEFARSLPISFRYQKNNRKRILRDILEEYIPKSVFNQPKKGFSVPLGDWIAVELKDEVLRILSDEFLNTVPNLDVSKFKYQLNQHMEGNRIYFTNIWKVFIYGKWCEEFGFYDFN, from the coding sequence ATGTGCGGAATCTATATTACCAATATCCCATTTTCAATTCAAGAAATTAATGATAAATTGAAATCTATTGAATATCGTGGACCCGATAATTTAGGGATTCTTAAGAAGAAGTCGGTAACCCTTGGTCACTTAAGGTTATCGATACTAGATTTAGACCACAGGTCGGACCAACCTATGCAATTTGATGAACTTTACATTACCTATAATGGGGAGATTTATAATTTTTTGGATCTTAAGAATGAATTATCTCAACTAGGTCATAAATTTAAAACAACTTCCGATACAGAAGTCTTGTTAATTGGATATAAAGAATGGGGAGCGGGCATACTCCAAAAAATTAATGGAATGTTCGCTTTTTGTATCTATGATAACTCTAAACAGACGCTATTTTGTGCACGAGATAGAATTGGGGTTAAACCATTTTATTATTTCTGGGAAGACGGCATATTTGAAATTTGTAGTCAGCTAAGGCCACTTTCATCCAAAAAGGAAATAAATAAAGAGGCCGTTTCCATTTATCTGGATTGTGGTTATGTTCCAAGTCCATATTCCATATTAGATGGTATTCATAAACTCCCTCCTGGCCACTATATGGAAATTGACATTCCCTCTAAAAAAATGACAATTACAAATTATTGGGACTTAAACAAAGTGAAAATACGTAAAATTCCCTATTCTCAAGCAAAAACGGAACTCCATAAATTATTGACTGATGCTGTTAAAATCAGATTACAATCCGATGTCCCAATCGGTTCTTTCCTCTCAGGGGGTATTGATTCTGCTTTGATTTCCTCCATTGCAGGTAAAATATCCAACACCCCAATAAACACTTTTTCCATAGGTTTTGATGACCCTAAATTTGATGAAAGTAAAGTAGCTGAAAAATTTACCACTTATATTAAGTCAAAACATAAAACCACTATTTGTACTGCGAAAGATTCGTTAAATCTACTTCCTAAACTAATCGAAGTTTATGATGAGCCTTTTGCGGATGATTCGGCCCTACCCTCACTATTATTAAATTCAGTTACCAAACCCTATGTTACCGTTGCTCTGTCTGGGGATGGAGGAGATGAAAGCTTTTTAGGTTACAACCATTTTGAATGGGTAATGAAATACAAGTGGATATTTAAAATCCCTTTATTTATACGGAAAATGCTGTCCCATTCTTTCTTTATGAAAATTATTGGAAAAGGTTCTAAGGCAGCAACTGAAATATTAGCAACGGATAATTTAAACAACTATATCTCTAAAGTTTTTGTAGGCTTTGACTCCTTAAATAAAGAAAGAAACCTAAAATGGTTGAGCCATTATAAAGGATATACTAAATGGTCTAATGACCCAATACAAAAGACCGCAGACCTCAATATCAAATTATGGTTAGAAAATGACAGTAATGTTAAAGTAGATCGTGCCAGTATGGCCTACTCTGTAGAGGTTAGGAGTCCATTTCTAGATTATCGGATTGTAGAGTTTGCAAGGAGTCTCCCTATTTCCTTTCGATATCAAAAAAATAATAGAAAGCGAATCTTAAGAGATATTTTGGAAGAGTACATCCCGAAATCCGTTTTTAATCAACCTAAAAAAGGATTTTCCGTTCCCCTAGGAGATTGGATCGCAGTTGAATTAAAAGATGAAGTTCTTAGAATATTATCCGATGAATTTCTCAATACGGTGCCAAATCTTGATGTTTCAAAATTCAAATATCAATTAAATCAACATATGGAAGGAAACCGAATTTATTTTACTAATATATGGAAGGTTTTTATTTATGGTAAATGGTGTGAGGAATTTGGGTTCTATGACTTTAATTGA
- the asnB gene encoding asparagine synthase (glutamine-hydrolyzing), translated as MCGIYGTTLNYGQKVFDKKLKRIDFRGPDFTGIQSYKTEYNTVTFGHNRLAILDLDARSNQPFTYSEGIHIVFNGEIYNYLEIKAILVNQGHTFRTTSDTEVICAAYLEYGENCVEHFNGMFAFVIYDEKQQLFFGARDRLGQKPFYYYHSGTEFEFASQISAIRLEHKNLSISNKAISNYMVWGYIPDPDSIFTEIKKLPPGHSFTYHLPSGGFKQHKYWDIDYKGQNIFQGSYEDAQEELEVLLTDAVKKRMIADVPLGIFLSGGIDSSLVAALASKSTDKVKTFSVKFNTKSVDESLYAQEVAKHLGTDHHTIECNYEEGLDIIKNISHYYDEPFSDSSAIPSLLLAKHTKKHVTVALSGDAGDESFLGYHRYNWMSIAEKFYKIPGFLRPLITGPMGAIPSYKSNVVANVLKSKSLNDAYIKMMVGGTNGEWYHRPEHDIIEPYRDYLYHNNKNIYERISDFDLKTYLNGDINTKVDRATMAYSLEARSPFLDYRVVEFGRSLPTSYKFLKNNQKRILKDILYKHVPKELFNRPKAGFTMPLAEWFRSELKEYVLDELSTEGLKEIPGIHIGKVQTIIKQHMAHKANGSYTIWKLLVLKQYLNSIN; from the coding sequence ATGTGCGGAATATACGGGACTACTCTTAATTATGGACAAAAAGTGTTTGATAAAAAACTCAAACGCATTGATTTTAGGGGCCCTGATTTTACGGGCATACAATCTTATAAAACGGAATATAATACCGTTACTTTTGGCCACAACCGACTTGCCATTTTAGATTTAGATGCCAGATCTAATCAGCCATTTACTTATTCTGAAGGAATTCACATAGTTTTTAATGGGGAAATCTACAATTACCTTGAAATTAAAGCTATCCTTGTAAACCAAGGACACACTTTTAGAACTACTAGTGATACGGAGGTGATATGTGCAGCCTATTTGGAATATGGGGAAAATTGTGTTGAACACTTTAACGGAATGTTCGCCTTTGTCATTTACGATGAAAAGCAGCAATTATTTTTTGGCGCAAGGGATCGTTTAGGTCAAAAACCCTTCTATTATTACCATTCTGGAACCGAATTTGAATTCGCGAGCCAAATCTCCGCCATTAGATTAGAGCATAAAAATCTATCTATTTCTAACAAAGCAATTTCCAATTATATGGTATGGGGCTATATTCCTGATCCAGACTCCATTTTTACGGAAATAAAGAAACTACCTCCAGGACATTCATTTACCTACCACCTACCCTCAGGAGGGTTTAAACAACACAAATATTGGGATATAGATTATAAAGGCCAAAATATTTTTCAAGGAAGTTATGAAGATGCCCAAGAAGAATTGGAAGTGCTTTTGACGGATGCAGTAAAAAAAAGAATGATCGCAGATGTTCCCTTGGGGATATTTCTATCTGGGGGAATTGACTCTTCTTTAGTTGCTGCCCTAGCCTCTAAAAGTACTGACAAAGTAAAAACCTTTTCGGTGAAATTTAATACCAAAAGTGTGGATGAAAGCTTATATGCCCAAGAGGTGGCAAAACATTTGGGTACAGACCATCATACCATTGAGTGTAATTATGAGGAAGGTTTAGATATTATAAAGAACATAAGCCATTATTACGATGAACCCTTTTCAGATTCATCCGCAATACCCTCTTTATTACTGGCTAAGCATACTAAAAAACATGTTACTGTAGCTCTTTCTGGCGATGCTGGGGATGAAAGTTTTTTAGGATATCATCGTTATAATTGGATGAGTATTGCCGAAAAATTCTATAAAATCCCAGGATTTTTACGGCCTCTAATAACTGGGCCCATGGGGGCAATCCCTTCTTATAAGAGCAATGTGGTCGCGAATGTCCTAAAAAGTAAATCCTTAAATGATGCGTATATAAAAATGATGGTGGGCGGTACCAACGGGGAATGGTATCACCGCCCCGAACACGATATTATTGAACCGTATAGGGATTATTTGTACCACAACAATAAGAATATTTACGAGCGTATTTCAGACTTCGATTTAAAAACCTATCTAAACGGAGATATTAATACCAAAGTAGATCGCGCAACCATGGCGTACAGTCTGGAGGCTAGATCACCCTTCCTAGATTATCGGGTAGTAGAATTTGGAAGGTCCCTGCCTACCTCGTATAAGTTTCTGAAAAACAACCAAAAAAGAATTCTAAAGGATATTTTATACAAACACGTGCCAAAAGAATTATTTAATAGACCAAAAGCAGGGTTTACCATGCCCTTGGCAGAATGGTTTAGATCCGAGCTTAAGGAATATGTTTTAGACGAACTTAGTACGGAGGGTTTAAAAGAGATTCCGGGAATACACATTGGGAAGGTTCAAACTATTATCAAACAGCATATGGCACATAAAGCTAATGGGTCATATACTATTTGGAAATTATTAGTTTTAAAACAATATTTAAATTCTATTAATTAA
- a CDS encoding glycosyltransferase, whose translation MNSQIIKDQIISTHPLISVIVPVYNVGNYLNRCIESILNQNYKELELILIDDGSTDNSVEICKQYVELDQRVKLFQQNNQGSSIARNTGLLNTTGEYISFVDSDDWILPEMLESMIEYAINNDLAVVECESIKSTDSNIDKIISEKLFEFKTETNEEALARIIENQKFAVWRRIYSKKIIGNLKFIPYKLHQDVFFTIDILKKIKHQGYIKTPFYCYNVENISIIRSPYSQKKLDAIDATFYVLNETKDFNNNIKINAKKHVIQQLMYHYHELYSHDNLDPHYKVRILIKNEISKALSLQSWSTYGLLIKYLPFKVYRVFLRINEFRISSQIYLIKLLR comes from the coding sequence ATGAATTCACAAATTATTAAAGATCAAATAATATCAACACATCCATTAATTAGTGTTATAGTCCCTGTGTATAACGTTGGGAATTACCTAAATCGTTGTATTGAAAGCATATTGAATCAAAATTATAAGGAATTGGAACTAATTCTTATAGATGACGGCTCCACGGATAATAGCGTTGAAATTTGTAAACAATATGTTGAATTAGACCAAAGAGTAAAACTATTTCAACAAAACAATCAAGGCTCCAGTATTGCCAGAAATACAGGACTTCTAAATACTACCGGTGAATATATATCATTTGTAGATAGTGATGATTGGATACTACCCGAAATGCTGGAATCAATGATAGAATATGCAATCAATAATGACTTAGCTGTAGTGGAATGTGAATCCATTAAAAGTACAGATTCTAATATTGATAAAATAATTTCTGAAAAACTTTTTGAATTTAAGACCGAAACGAATGAAGAAGCATTAGCACGAATCATTGAAAATCAGAAATTTGCAGTTTGGAGAAGAATTTATAGTAAGAAAATAATTGGAAATTTGAAATTTATACCTTACAAATTACATCAAGACGTATTTTTTACAATTGACATTTTAAAGAAAATTAAGCATCAAGGATACATAAAAACGCCATTCTACTGCTACAACGTGGAAAACATAAGTATAATCCGAAGTCCTTATAGCCAAAAAAAATTGGATGCAATTGACGCTACCTTTTATGTTCTCAATGAAACTAAAGATTTTAATAATAATATTAAAATCAATGCAAAAAAACATGTGATTCAGCAGTTAATGTATCATTACCATGAGTTGTATTCCCATGATAATTTAGACCCTCACTATAAAGTGCGAATTCTCATAAAAAATGAGATTTCAAAAGCTTTAAGCCTACAAAGTTGGTCTACCTACGGCCTTTTAATAAAATATTTGCCATTTAAAGTCTATCGTGTTTTCCTCCGAATAAATGAATTCCGTATCTCTTCTCAGATTTACTTAATAAAACTGCTACGTTAA
- a CDS encoding glycosyltransferase family 4 protein, with product MKKHKIAFLINSLSSGGAERVLTTLVNNLITSYEITIITFHNIAPFYDLHKNVKHIHCLDKYEPSSNFFEAIKNNYLLLRKINDISRENNFELMINFMTTANVLGTCIGKLNCIPVIISERTNPYHQEIPKLWSVLRLISYRFSSILVVQTETIKKFFIGKVNENKLRILPNPISNELTNNRTLVHHSQKKNIILSVGRLTSLKAHAILIRAFALTKYNNWELWIAGDGPEYNNLDNLITELNLSDHVKLLGLVKDIHTLYNTAKIFAFSSTYEGFPNALIEAMHFGLACVSTDCPTGPGELIKDGENGYLVPINNPDQMSNKLNSLMLNPSKIESFGEKSIITVQQFEEENVIGQWKYIINSLLKS from the coding sequence ATGAAAAAACATAAAATTGCTTTCCTTATTAATTCCCTTTCTTCGGGTGGGGCAGAAAGAGTATTGACGACTTTGGTAAATAATTTGATAACGTCGTATGAAATTACCATTATAACCTTTCACAATATCGCTCCTTTCTATGATTTGCATAAAAATGTTAAACATATCCATTGCCTTGACAAATATGAACCCAGTTCGAATTTTTTTGAAGCGATTAAAAACAATTATTTACTATTAAGAAAAATAAACGATATCAGTAGGGAAAATAATTTTGAATTAATGATCAACTTTATGACTACCGCCAATGTATTGGGAACATGTATTGGGAAATTAAATTGTATACCTGTTATAATCAGCGAAAGGACCAATCCTTATCATCAGGAAATTCCAAAACTATGGAGCGTATTAAGACTCATCAGCTATCGCTTTTCAAGTATACTAGTTGTTCAAACAGAAACAATTAAAAAATTTTTTATTGGTAAGGTAAATGAAAATAAATTACGGATTTTACCGAATCCTATTTCAAATGAGCTTACGAACAATAGAACCTTAGTCCACCATTCTCAAAAGAAAAATATAATTTTAAGTGTGGGTCGCTTAACCTCTTTAAAAGCTCATGCTATATTGATAAGAGCTTTCGCTTTAACAAAATATAACAATTGGGAATTATGGATTGCAGGCGATGGACCTGAATATAATAACCTAGACAATTTGATCACAGAATTAAATCTAAGTGATCATGTGAAATTATTAGGTTTGGTAAAAGATATCCACACCCTTTATAACACAGCAAAAATATTCGCTTTTAGCTCTACCTATGAAGGCTTTCCCAACGCATTGATAGAAGCCATGCACTTTGGCTTAGCCTGCGTATCTACAGATTGCCCAACAGGACCGGGAGAGCTCATCAAGGACGGAGAAAATGGATATTTGGTTCCTATTAATAATCCCGATCAAATGAGTAATAAATTAAATTCACTCATGCTTAACCCATCCAAAATTGAATCTTTTGGAGAAAAAAGTATTATTACCGTTCAACAATTTGAAGAGGAAAATGTAATTGGTCAATGGAAGTACATCATTAATTCTTTATTAAAATCATAG
- a CDS encoding nucleotide sugar dehydrogenase gives MSHIKIAVIGLGYVGLPLARLFATKYPTIGFDINENRIKELRSGKDNTLEVEDDVLQAVLSDSPKMDSGLFCTNQLKDIADCNYYIVTVPTPVDSTNRPILIPLYKASETVGQVLKKGDVVVYESTVYPGVTEDECVPVLERISGLRYNKDFFAGYSPERINPGDKEHTVEKILKVTSGSTPEIGKQVNDLYASVITAGTFLATSIKVAEAAKVIENSQRDINIAFVNELAKIFNLMGIDTHDVLEAAGTKWNFLPFKPGLVGGHCIGVDPYYLAQKAQEYGYHPEIILAGRRMNDGMGKYVASEVVKLMVQNDIKVKGSHILSLGITFKENCPDVRNTKAVDVIKNLKSYGANLSVYDPWASPEEVAHEYGLETSKNLPKEKFDAIVLTVAHKEFLDLDLKSMLKPDGVLYDVKGVLKSKANKSL, from the coding sequence ATGAGCCACATCAAGATTGCAGTTATTGGATTAGGGTATGTAGGTCTACCCTTGGCGCGTTTGTTCGCCACTAAGTATCCTACTATTGGTTTCGATATAAATGAGAACCGAATAAAAGAACTTAGGTCCGGAAAAGACAACACCTTGGAAGTGGAGGATGATGTTTTACAAGCGGTTTTGAGTGATAGCCCAAAGATGGACAGTGGTTTGTTTTGCACCAATCAGCTCAAGGACATTGCGGATTGCAATTACTATATTGTTACAGTACCTACCCCGGTAGATAGTACCAATAGACCTATATTAATTCCTTTGTACAAGGCCAGCGAAACGGTGGGGCAAGTACTTAAAAAAGGAGATGTGGTAGTTTATGAATCTACCGTTTACCCCGGAGTTACCGAAGATGAGTGTGTTCCTGTTCTGGAAAGGATAAGCGGACTAAGGTATAACAAAGACTTTTTTGCGGGCTATTCCCCAGAGAGAATCAATCCTGGAGATAAGGAACATACCGTAGAAAAAATTTTAAAAGTGACCTCTGGCTCTACCCCTGAAATTGGCAAGCAGGTAAACGATTTATATGCCTCGGTCATTACTGCAGGTACGTTTTTGGCTACAAGTATTAAAGTAGCAGAAGCGGCCAAGGTCATTGAAAATTCACAGCGTGATATCAACATTGCCTTTGTAAACGAATTGGCGAAGATATTTAATCTAATGGGAATAGATACCCATGATGTACTGGAAGCAGCAGGGACCAAATGGAATTTCCTTCCCTTTAAACCAGGATTGGTGGGAGGGCATTGTATAGGAGTTGATCCTTATTATCTAGCTCAAAAAGCACAAGAATATGGCTACCACCCCGAAATTATTTTGGCAGGAAGACGAATGAACGATGGGATGGGGAAATATGTAGCCTCGGAAGTGGTTAAACTTATGGTACAAAACGATATAAAAGTAAAGGGATCCCATATCCTTAGCCTGGGAATTACCTTTAAGGAAAATTGTCCCGATGTACGGAATACCAAGGCGGTAGATGTCATTAAAAACCTAAAAAGTTATGGTGCTAACCTAAGTGTTTACGATCCATGGGCCTCCCCTGAGGAAGTTGCCCACGAATATGGGCTAGAAACCTCCAAAAACCTTCCAAAAGAAAAATTCGATGCCATTGTTTTAACAGTTGCCCATAAGGAATTCTTAGATTTAGATTTAAAATCCATGCTAAAACCAGACGGGGTGCTTTATGATGTAAAAGGTGTTTTAAAATCTAAGGCCAACAAAAGCCTATAA